One part of the Prosthecobacter vanneervenii genome encodes these proteins:
- a CDS encoding type 1 glutamine amidotransferase, which yields MNVHILQHVPFEGLGSIAPWLQNRGASISDTRFYESPVLPNLATIDLIIALGGPMSVNDEAALPWLITEKQFIRSAIQRGIPVLGICLGAQLIASALGASIYPGKHREIGWFDITSVPSPSHTFHFPPTATVFHWHGETFDLPPGAIHLARSAACEHQAFQFGPNVIGLQFHLETTPESADSIISHCRNELIPSTFVQSESTLRATPPEAYTSINSLMAQILAFLLPPST from the coding sequence ATGAACGTCCACATTCTCCAGCACGTCCCGTTCGAAGGCCTCGGCAGCATCGCTCCCTGGCTCCAAAATCGCGGTGCCAGCATCAGCGACACACGCTTCTACGAAAGCCCCGTCCTTCCAAATCTTGCCACCATCGACCTCATCATCGCCCTCGGTGGCCCCATGAGCGTCAATGACGAGGCCGCCCTCCCCTGGCTCATCACCGAGAAACAGTTCATCCGGTCCGCCATCCAGCGCGGCATCCCCGTCCTCGGCATCTGTCTCGGTGCACAGCTCATCGCCAGTGCTTTAGGAGCCTCCATCTACCCTGGCAAACACCGCGAGATCGGCTGGTTCGACATCACCTCCGTCCCCAGCCCCTCCCATACCTTCCACTTCCCACCCACCGCCACCGTCTTCCACTGGCACGGCGAGACCTTCGACCTCCCACCAGGAGCCATCCATCTCGCCCGCAGCGCCGCCTGCGAGCACCAGGCCTTCCAGTTCGGCCCCAACGTCATCGGTCTCCAGTTCCACCTCGAAACCACGCCCGAAAGCGCCGACTCCATCATCTCCCACTGCCGCAACGAATTGATTCCGAGCACCTTCGTCCAGTCCGAGTCCACCCTCCGCGCCACCCCTCCCGAAGCCTATACCAGCATCAACTCCCTCATGGCCCAGATCCTCGCCTTCCTTTTGCCCCCTTCCACATAA
- a CDS encoding substrate-binding domain-containing protein — protein MSRAKNPEHPVAALRKARGWSQEEFSKMAGMPRSSLSAIEAWRLTPSVSAALAVARALGCRVEELFEAAASPGPRQGGQVLWAWKATSGAGRYWEAEVGGRKWLFPVETLPGVSWAHDGICHGEVMKESRRSDASKTLVMAGCDPAAGLLAAEYAAASGFRMLTFTRGGGAALELLRQGVVHVAALHRSTEERPERNAETVLERLGSGYRLLRSAEWQEGIALPAADAISSVTACAQQVRQWAMREPGSAARECLDELLGQATVPEHVVLSHQAVVEAVRSGWAEAGVCVRLCAEDAGLRFLPVRRESLDLCFAVAMEGDPRIRALIQLMRSREHRRLIGELPGYDERNTGELVTV, from the coding sequence ATGTCACGCGCGAAAAATCCAGAGCATCCGGTGGCGGCGCTGCGCAAGGCGCGGGGGTGGTCGCAGGAGGAGTTCTCGAAGATGGCGGGGATGCCGCGGAGCTCGCTAAGCGCGATCGAGGCGTGGCGGCTGACGCCGTCTGTGTCGGCGGCGCTGGCGGTGGCGAGGGCGCTGGGGTGCCGTGTGGAAGAGCTGTTTGAGGCGGCTGCGAGTCCTGGGCCGCGGCAAGGGGGGCAGGTGCTGTGGGCGTGGAAGGCGACCTCTGGCGCGGGGCGCTACTGGGAGGCGGAGGTGGGTGGCAGGAAGTGGCTGTTTCCTGTGGAGACGCTGCCGGGGGTCTCATGGGCGCATGATGGGATCTGCCACGGCGAGGTGATGAAGGAGAGCAGGAGGAGCGATGCCTCGAAGACTCTGGTGATGGCGGGGTGTGACCCGGCGGCGGGGCTGCTGGCTGCGGAGTATGCGGCGGCGTCTGGATTTCGGATGCTGACTTTCACACGCGGTGGCGGTGCGGCGCTGGAGCTTTTGAGGCAGGGGGTGGTGCATGTGGCGGCGCTGCATCGGTCCACGGAGGAGCGGCCGGAGAGGAATGCGGAGACGGTGCTGGAGAGGCTGGGCAGCGGTTACCGGCTGCTGAGAAGTGCGGAGTGGCAGGAGGGGATTGCGCTGCCTGCGGCGGATGCGATTTCAAGTGTCACGGCATGTGCGCAGCAGGTGAGGCAGTGGGCGATGCGGGAGCCGGGCTCTGCGGCGAGGGAGTGCCTGGATGAGCTGCTGGGCCAAGCGACGGTGCCCGAGCATGTGGTGCTGAGCCATCAGGCGGTGGTGGAGGCGGTGAGGAGCGGCTGGGCTGAGGCTGGGGTGTGCGTGCGGCTGTGCGCGGAGGATGCGGGGCTGCGGTTTCTGCCAGTGAGGCGGGAGTCGCTGGACTTGTGCTTTGCGGTGGCGATGGAGGGTGATCCGAGGATTCGGGCGCTGATTCAGCTGATGCGGAGCCGGGAGCATCGGAGGCTGATCGGGGAGCTGCCGGGGT